The Streptomyces sp. NBC_01353 genome contains a region encoding:
- a CDS encoding GntR family transcriptional regulator: protein MEQGRARERARQEPYPPFVDAVRVPGQARGGMSVPSAHPSEAPAAQARGEHTHSEPPAPGLVPRPVQRHSVRGQILQALRTALVGGELVPGEVYSAPVLAERFGVSATPVREAMQRLATEGAVEVVPNRGFRVTERTPRELAELAEVRALIEIPVMLRLARTIPAARWAELRPLAEATSAAAARGDRAHYAETDRAFHRAVLSLAGNEQLLAVADDLHRRSQWPLMSAPATRHGELVADAAEHTALLDALIAQDLTVVQSLVREHFTGSQG from the coding sequence GTGGAGCAGGGCAGAGCGCGCGAGCGGGCGCGACAGGAGCCGTACCCTCCGTTCGTCGACGCCGTACGGGTCCCCGGACAGGCGCGCGGCGGCATGTCCGTACCCTCGGCGCACCCCTCGGAGGCCCCCGCCGCGCAGGCACGCGGAGAGCACACCCACAGCGAGCCTCCCGCGCCCGGGCTCGTCCCCCGTCCCGTCCAGCGCCACTCCGTGCGCGGGCAGATCCTCCAAGCCCTGCGCACCGCCCTCGTCGGCGGCGAACTGGTCCCCGGCGAGGTCTACTCCGCCCCCGTCCTCGCCGAACGCTTCGGCGTATCGGCGACCCCCGTGCGCGAGGCGATGCAGCGGCTCGCGACCGAAGGCGCCGTCGAAGTGGTGCCGAACCGCGGCTTCCGCGTCACCGAGCGCACCCCGCGCGAACTCGCCGAACTCGCCGAGGTCCGCGCGCTCATCGAGATCCCGGTCATGCTGCGCCTGGCCCGTACGATCCCGGCCGCCCGCTGGGCCGAACTCCGCCCCCTCGCCGAGGCCACCTCGGCCGCCGCCGCCCGCGGCGACCGCGCCCACTACGCCGAGACCGACCGCGCCTTCCACCGCGCGGTCCTCTCCCTGGCCGGCAACGAACAACTCCTCGCCGTCGCCGACGACCTCCACCGCCGCTCCCAGTGGCCCCTGATGAGCGCCCCGGCGACCCGCCACGGCGAACTGGTCGCGGACGCGGCGGAACACACCGCCCTCCTCGACGCGCTCATCGCCCAAGATCTCACCGTCGTGCAGTCACTCGTACGGGAGCACTTCACCGGATCGCAGGGCTGA
- a CDS encoding (2Fe-2S)-binding protein → MAVPALLPAPFTSPVAASYARLGEVFSGLRIEELDQAERAPRGGGWVGADELAAGGAALDAFLAWDNAQVLRDYGRQARPDVVASFGLHRYAWPACLLVTVPWFLHRRVPRMPARNVAFQRALGRMTVRVEEFTCLPGDPAATLPGARVVPDEEALRAEVRASLAEHFESILAGFGPRMRRGRRALWGMATDEIVEGLWYIAALLGEEERGMRELELLMPGTAKPYAGAAGFRELTGSVDADGTTRSTRDRATCCFFYTLRPEGTCMTCPRTCDADRVRRLAATA, encoded by the coding sequence ATGGCCGTCCCCGCCCTGCTCCCCGCCCCCTTCACCTCGCCCGTCGCGGCTTCGTACGCCCGCCTCGGCGAGGTGTTCTCCGGCCTGCGGATAGAGGAGCTGGACCAGGCCGAGAGGGCACCCAGAGGCGGCGGCTGGGTCGGCGCGGACGAGCTGGCGGCCGGGGGCGCCGCGCTCGACGCCTTCCTCGCCTGGGACAACGCGCAGGTGCTGCGTGACTACGGGCGGCAGGCCCGCCCCGACGTGGTCGCCAGCTTCGGACTCCACCGGTACGCCTGGCCGGCCTGCCTCCTGGTCACGGTCCCCTGGTTCCTGCACCGCCGGGTTCCCCGGATGCCCGCCCGGAACGTCGCCTTCCAGCGAGCCCTGGGCCGGATGACCGTCCGCGTCGAGGAGTTCACCTGCCTGCCCGGCGATCCCGCCGCCACCCTGCCCGGCGCCCGGGTCGTCCCGGACGAGGAGGCGCTGCGCGCCGAGGTCCGTGCCTCGCTCGCCGAGCACTTCGAGTCCATCCTTGCCGGCTTCGGACCGCGGATGCGGCGCGGCAGGCGGGCGTTGTGGGGCATGGCGACGGACGAGATCGTCGAGGGCCTCTGGTACATCGCGGCGCTGCTCGGCGAGGAGGAGCGGGGGATGCGCGAGCTGGAGCTGTTGATGCCGGGCACGGCCAAGCCGTACGCGGGCGCCGCCGGCTTCCGCGAGCTCACCGGTTCCGTGGACGCCGACGGAACGACCCGCTCCACCCGGGACCGGGCGACGTGCTGCTTCTTCTACACCCTGCGCCCCGAGGGCACCTGTATGACGTGTCCGCGCACCTGCGACGCCGATCGGGTCCGTCGGCTCGCGGCGACCGCCTGA
- a CDS encoding WD40 repeat domain-containing protein, producing the protein MTGSARGERPAAGTEAQATALLGWLTDPDAPRLCLVTGDAHRGKSALLSWLAAHGARTGARRRRSTRELIPLAGQSALGTAWTIANRLGVVARTPGELVQVLATTEARRAVLVLTDLHRAAEPEAVAELIGELSELGRIRLVVEVRTSTPAHTVLAARRATVVDVPEPAGTDGAAERQRAGRAAERFVGAAVDLADPVAVCEADPLLVTAGYTSGSGDDHGGLRSAWLRAGQSLCRDQEPADRALVLLGALGDGADPRLRPALRDLAADAPWRVRWTRVWGDLAPRWPGPVTALGTIGDRLLVAGPTDAVHLLRTADATPAGQTFASPARRIKTLAPAPDGTLLLLDERGRLHTVRGLPGPRPPYLERLTAAVAATLTRHPGTALAAISGSVVVGDRLGSVHAFGLTGIHQAALHSGRVTAVTAVEAPPTPFLCSGGLDGTVRLWTPGQDPHPEPLAERPCPVVALHAAPTPEGPSLAIAWADGLIELHHLDTKERLSFRPGPPVRAVVVTPDGGVVAGMDEALLRLDEGPRLSLRQET; encoded by the coding sequence GTGACCGGATCCGCCCGCGGGGAGCGCCCCGCCGCCGGTACGGAGGCCCAGGCGACGGCTCTGCTCGGCTGGCTCACCGACCCGGACGCGCCCCGGCTCTGCCTGGTCACCGGTGACGCCCACCGGGGCAAGTCCGCGCTGCTCTCCTGGCTCGCCGCGCACGGCGCCCGAACCGGGGCGCGCCGCAGGCGTTCGACGCGCGAACTGATCCCACTCGCCGGGCAGAGCGCGCTCGGCACGGCCTGGACGATCGCGAACCGCCTCGGCGTCGTCGCCAGGACACCCGGCGAACTGGTCCAGGTCCTCGCCACCACCGAAGCCCGCCGCGCCGTCCTCGTCCTGACGGACCTGCACCGAGCGGCGGAGCCGGAGGCGGTCGCCGAACTGATCGGGGAGCTCTCGGAGTTGGGCCGGATCCGGCTCGTCGTCGAGGTCCGCACGAGCACCCCCGCCCACACCGTCCTCGCCGCCCGCCGCGCCACGGTGGTGGACGTGCCCGAGCCGGCCGGGACGGACGGCGCCGCCGAGCGGCAGCGGGCGGGCCGGGCGGCGGAGAGGTTCGTCGGCGCGGCGGTCGATCTCGCCGATCCCGTCGCCGTGTGCGAGGCCGACCCGCTGCTCGTCACCGCCGGCTACACGAGCGGCTCCGGCGACGACCACGGCGGTCTGCGATCCGCCTGGCTGCGCGCCGGACAGTCGCTCTGCCGCGACCAGGAACCCGCGGACCGCGCCCTGGTGCTGCTCGGCGCGCTCGGCGACGGCGCCGACCCCCGGCTCCGGCCCGCCCTGCGGGACCTCGCCGCCGACGCGCCGTGGCGTGTGCGGTGGACCCGGGTATGGGGCGATCTGGCCCCGCGCTGGCCGGGACCCGTCACCGCGCTCGGCACGATCGGCGACCGCCTCCTCGTCGCGGGTCCCACCGACGCCGTGCACCTGCTGCGCACGGCCGACGCGACCCCCGCGGGCCAGACCTTCGCCAGCCCCGCCCGGCGCATCAAGACGCTCGCGCCCGCGCCGGACGGCACCCTCCTGCTCCTGGACGAGCGGGGCCGGCTGCACACGGTGCGCGGGCTGCCCGGGCCTCGCCCGCCGTACCTGGAGCGGCTGACCGCGGCCGTCGCGGCGACCCTCACCCGGCACCCCGGCACGGCGCTCGCGGCGATCAGCGGGTCCGTGGTGGTGGGTGACCGGCTCGGATCCGTGCACGCCTTCGGCCTGACGGGCATTCACCAGGCCGCGCTGCACAGCGGTCGCGTCACGGCGGTCACCGCGGTCGAGGCACCGCCCACGCCCTTCCTGTGCAGCGGCGGCCTCGACGGCACCGTCCGCCTCTGGACCCCCGGCCAGGACCCGCACCCCGAGCCCCTGGCCGAACGCCCCTGCCCGGTCGTGGCGTTGCACGCCGCACCGACCCCCGAAGGCCCGTCGCTCGCGATCGCCTGGGCCGACGGCCTGATCGAACTCCACCACCTCGACACGAAGGAGCGCCTGTCCTTCCGTCCGGGCCCACCCGTCCGTGCGGTGGTGGTCACCCCGGACGGGGGAGTGGTCGCGGGCATGGACGAGGCGCTCCTCCGGCTGGACGAGGGGCCCCGCCTCTCTCTCCGTCAGGAGACGTGA
- a CDS encoding DUF2637 domain-containing protein — MRLTDISLDWLLPGGVMVAGVLTAVAVLARGKRAGDQAAAEDSWERNEERRRRKEAIYGTASYVLLFCCAAVAAALSFHGLVGFGRQNLNLTGGWEYLVPFGLDGAAMFCSVLAVREASHGDAALGSRLLVWTFAGAAAWFNWVHAPRGLGHAGAPQFFAGMSLSAAVLFDRALKQTRRAALREQGLVPRPLPQIRVVRWLRAPRETFGAWSLMLLEGVSTLDEAVDEVREDRREKQQNRLRRREQEKLGRARLKAINRQHRTFGLGRGGGRQVELPALTAGTGSMGSAGSATTSAGTPVAEPAIADPGQLPLRHRPSLQAVKGTEPRTVDLTAEDDTQTLPRLDSLERKLKDLEQQFG, encoded by the coding sequence ATGAGACTGACCGACATATCGCTGGACTGGCTGCTTCCGGGTGGCGTCATGGTGGCCGGAGTCCTGACGGCGGTGGCGGTGCTCGCGCGCGGCAAGCGCGCCGGTGACCAGGCCGCGGCCGAGGACTCCTGGGAACGCAACGAGGAACGCCGCAGACGCAAGGAAGCGATCTACGGCACCGCCTCCTACGTCCTGCTCTTCTGCTGTGCGGCGGTCGCCGCCGCACTCTCCTTCCACGGGCTCGTCGGCTTCGGCCGGCAGAACCTCAATCTCACCGGGGGCTGGGAATACCTCGTCCCCTTCGGCCTCGACGGCGCGGCGATGTTCTGCTCGGTCCTCGCGGTCCGCGAGGCCAGCCACGGTGACGCGGCGCTCGGCTCGCGCCTCCTCGTGTGGACGTTCGCGGGCGCGGCGGCCTGGTTCAACTGGGTCCACGCCCCCCGGGGCCTGGGCCACGCGGGCGCCCCGCAGTTCTTCGCGGGCATGTCCCTCTCGGCGGCGGTCCTCTTCGACCGGGCCCTCAAGCAGACCCGCCGGGCCGCGCTGCGCGAGCAGGGCCTGGTCCCCCGCCCGCTGCCACAGATCCGGGTCGTACGGTGGCTGAGGGCGCCCAGGGAGACCTTCGGCGCCTGGTCACTGATGCTGCTCGAAGGCGTATCGACGCTTGACGAGGCGGTCGACGAGGTCCGTGAGGACCGGCGGGAGAAGCAGCAGAACCGGCTGCGCCGACGCGAGCAGGAGAAGCTCGGCCGGGCCAGACTCAAGGCGATCAACCGACAGCACCGGACCTTCGGGCTCGGCCGGGGCGGTGGTCGTCAGGTCGAGTTGCCGGCCCTGACCGCCGGCACGGGCTCCATGGGATCGGCGGGCTCCGCGACGACGTCCGCGGGGACGCCCGTCGCGGAGCCGGCCATAGCGGACCCCGGACAACTGCCGCTTCGACACCGGCCCTCCCTCCAGGCCGTGAAGGGTACTGAGCCGCGGACGGTGGATCTCACCGCCGAGGACGACACCCAGACGCTGCCACGGCTCGACTCCCTTGAGCGCAAACTCAAGGACCTCGAGCAGCAGTTCGGCTGA
- a CDS encoding pyruvate dehydrogenase, translating into MAKQNVAEQFVDILVRAGVRRLYGVVGDSLNPVVDAIRRTPDIDWIQVRHEEVAAFAAGAEAQITGRLTACAGSCGPGNLHLINGLYDAHRSMAPVLALASHIPSSEIGLGYFQETHPDRLFAECSHYSELISNPQQMPRLLQTAIQHAVGQGGVSVVSLPGDIASEPAPEKAWETALVTSRPTVRPGDAEIDALVRMIDAADRVTLFCGSGTAGAHAEVMQFAERVKSPVGHALRGKEWIQYDNPFDVGMSGLLGYGAAYEATHECDLLILLGTDFPYNAFLPDDVTIVQVDVRPERLGRRSTLGLAVWGDVRETLRCITPRVRAKTDRRFLDRMLKKHADSLEGVVKAYTRKVEKHVPIHPEYVASVLDELADDDAVFTVDTGMCNVWAARYISPNGRRRIIGSFSHGSMANALPQAIGAQFTDRSRQVISMSGDGGFTMLMGDFLTLVQYDLPVKIVLFNNSSLSMVELEMLVAGLPSYGTTNHNPDFAAIARAAGAYGVRVEKPKQLAGALKDAFKHKGPALVDVVTDPNALSIPPKISREMVSGFALSAGKIVLDGGVGRMLQMARSNLRNVPRP; encoded by the coding sequence ATGGCCAAACAGAATGTCGCAGAACAGTTCGTCGACATCCTCGTCCGGGCGGGCGTCCGGCGGCTGTACGGAGTCGTCGGCGACAGCCTGAACCCCGTCGTCGACGCCATTCGCCGTACCCCCGACATCGACTGGATCCAGGTCCGGCACGAGGAGGTCGCCGCCTTCGCCGCCGGGGCCGAGGCGCAGATCACCGGTCGGCTGACGGCCTGCGCCGGCTCCTGCGGCCCCGGCAATCTCCACCTCATCAACGGCCTGTACGACGCCCACCGCTCGATGGCCCCCGTCCTGGCGCTCGCCTCGCACATCCCGTCGAGCGAGATCGGACTCGGCTACTTCCAGGAGACCCACCCCGACCGGCTCTTCGCCGAGTGCAGCCACTACAGCGAGCTGATCTCCAACCCGCAGCAGATGCCCCGGCTGCTTCAGACGGCCATTCAGCACGCCGTCGGACAGGGCGGAGTCAGCGTCGTCTCGCTGCCCGGCGACATCGCCTCCGAGCCGGCCCCGGAGAAGGCCTGGGAGACCGCACTCGTCACCTCCCGCCCCACCGTCCGTCCGGGGGACGCCGAGATCGACGCCCTGGTGCGGATGATCGACGCGGCCGATCGGGTGACGCTGTTCTGCGGCAGCGGCACGGCCGGCGCCCATGCCGAGGTGATGCAGTTCGCCGAGCGGGTGAAGTCGCCCGTCGGCCACGCGTTGCGCGGCAAGGAATGGATCCAGTACGACAATCCGTTCGACGTCGGCATGAGCGGTCTGCTCGGCTATGGCGCCGCCTACGAGGCGACCCACGAGTGCGATCTGCTGATCCTGCTCGGCACGGACTTCCCGTACAACGCCTTCCTGCCCGACGACGTCACGATCGTCCAGGTGGACGTCCGGCCGGAACGCCTCGGCCGCCGCTCCACGCTCGGCCTCGCCGTCTGGGGTGACGTACGGGAGACCCTGCGCTGCATCACCCCGCGCGTGCGCGCCAAGACGGACCGCCGCTTCCTCGACCGGATGCTGAAGAAGCACGCCGACTCGCTCGAGGGAGTCGTCAAGGCGTACACCCGCAAGGTCGAGAAGCACGTGCCCATCCATCCCGAGTACGTCGCCTCCGTCCTGGACGAACTCGCCGACGACGACGCCGTGTTCACCGTCGACACCGGAATGTGCAACGTCTGGGCCGCCCGCTACATCTCGCCCAACGGCCGCCGTCGCATCATCGGTTCGTTCTCGCACGGCTCGATGGCCAACGCCCTGCCGCAGGCCATCGGAGCGCAGTTCACCGACCGCTCCCGCCAGGTGATCTCGATGTCCGGAGACGGCGGATTCACCATGCTGATGGGCGACTTCCTCACCCTGGTCCAGTACGACCTGCCGGTGAAGATCGTGCTCTTCAACAACTCCTCCCTCTCCATGGTGGAGTTGGAGATGCTGGTGGCCGGCCTCCCGTCGTACGGAACGACCAACCACAACCCCGACTTCGCCGCGATCGCCCGCGCGGCCGGCGCCTACGGCGTCCGCGTCGAGAAACCCAAGCAGCTCGCCGGCGCCCTCAAGGACGCCTTCAAGCACAAGGGCCCGGCGCTCGTCGACGTCGTCACCGACCCCAACGCCCTCTCCATCCCGCCGAAGATCAGCCGCGAGATGGTGTCCGGCTTCGCCCTCTCCGCCGGCAAGATCGTCCTGGACGGCGGCGTAGGGCGAATGCTCCAGATGGCCCGCTCCAACCTCCGCAACGTGCCCCGACCCTGA
- a CDS encoding calcium-binding protein codes for MPLNSPSRRAGRIAAVGAAALALLVSLPGAATAAPGDLDPTFSGDGKVITDTAAIEDSRDVVIQPDGKIVTLGIGFDFDGPNDFILVRYNPDGTLDTTFGGGDGIVSTDFGGFTNDEAHALTLAGPGKIVAVGRSDTADGSRAQLAAARYNADGSLDTTFDGDGKVVTSFGGTVSTMGNAVLMGTDDNILIGGSYGGDAMVTRLTASGGLDVFGEDNSGKAVFPFAGGNSAIHSMAVYGGGTIIAGGSSPAGFGLVRLYMEFGGRDATFGDNGQVSTPFGTSVEGVELAAGGKIVAAGSHGNGVGSQFGVARYDGNGDLDPTFGGDGTVTTGFGGNGATGHDMALQDDDKIVVAGVANGDFALARFTTTGSLDTDFGGDGRVTTDFEGNWDEGRAVALQSDGRIVVAGNGSDNHAVARYSVTGTPLPPTVDLAVTKTGPTTISIGDQATYTVRVTNTSATATATGVSVSDTLTGASGTLLSATPSQGGPCTVNATTMSCGLGALAPGASATVTVVAEPRATGTLTDRVTTAAVEADPVPANNTATATTTVNNARGCTIIGRSTGETLNGTFGNDVICALSGNDTVNGGGGNDTVHAGPGNDVVNGGNGGDRLIGQSGNDRLNGDSGNDNLDTRDGVTGNDQAFGGLGFDTCTTDAGDTRNSCP; via the coding sequence ATGCCCCTGAATTCCCCATCGCGCCGGGCCGGGCGCATCGCCGCGGTCGGCGCCGCGGCCCTCGCGCTCCTCGTGAGCCTGCCAGGAGCGGCGACCGCCGCCCCCGGCGACCTCGATCCCACGTTCAGCGGCGACGGCAAGGTCATCACCGACACCGCCGCCATCGAGGACAGCCGGGACGTGGTGATCCAGCCGGACGGCAAGATCGTCACGCTCGGCATCGGCTTCGACTTCGACGGCCCCAACGACTTCATCCTGGTGCGCTACAACCCCGACGGCACCCTGGACACGACCTTCGGCGGCGGGGACGGCATCGTCTCCACCGACTTCGGCGGCTTCACCAACGACGAGGCCCACGCCCTGACCCTGGCGGGCCCCGGCAAGATCGTCGCGGTGGGCCGCAGCGACACCGCCGACGGCAGCCGGGCCCAGCTCGCGGCGGCACGCTACAACGCGGACGGCTCCCTGGACACCACCTTCGACGGCGACGGCAAGGTCGTCACCAGCTTCGGGGGGACCGTATCCACCATGGGCAACGCGGTGCTGATGGGGACCGACGACAACATCCTCATCGGCGGTTCCTACGGCGGCGACGCCATGGTGACCCGCCTCACCGCCTCCGGGGGCCTGGACGTCTTCGGCGAAGACAACTCGGGCAAGGCCGTCTTCCCCTTCGCAGGCGGCAACTCCGCGATCCACTCCATGGCCGTGTACGGCGGCGGAACGATCATCGCGGGCGGCTCCAGTCCAGCAGGATTCGGTCTGGTGCGCCTCTACATGGAATTCGGCGGGCGGGACGCGACCTTCGGGGACAACGGCCAGGTGTCGACTCCGTTCGGCACGTCGGTCGAGGGCGTGGAGCTGGCGGCGGGCGGCAAGATCGTCGCCGCCGGATCCCACGGGAACGGTGTCGGCTCCCAGTTCGGGGTGGCCCGTTACGACGGGAACGGCGACCTGGATCCGACCTTCGGCGGGGACGGAACGGTGACCACGGGCTTCGGCGGCAACGGCGCCACGGGCCACGACATGGCACTCCAGGACGACGACAAGATCGTCGTCGCGGGCGTCGCCAACGGCGACTTCGCACTCGCCCGGTTCACCACCACCGGCTCCCTGGACACCGACTTCGGCGGCGACGGGCGGGTGACCACCGACTTCGAGGGCAACTGGGACGAGGGCCGCGCGGTGGCCCTGCAGTCCGACGGCAGGATCGTCGTCGCCGGCAACGGCAGCGACAACCATGCGGTGGCCCGCTACTCGGTCACCGGCACGCCCTTGCCGCCCACCGTGGACCTGGCGGTCACCAAGACCGGACCCACCACCATCAGCATCGGTGACCAGGCCACGTACACGGTCCGGGTGACCAACACGAGCGCCACCGCCACCGCCACCGGGGTCTCCGTCTCCGACACCCTCACCGGCGCCTCCGGCACCCTCCTGTCGGCCACGCCCAGCCAGGGCGGCCCCTGCACCGTGAACGCCACCACCATGAGCTGCGGCCTGGGCGCCCTCGCCCCGGGCGCCTCCGCCACCGTCACGGTGGTCGCCGAACCCCGGGCCACCGGCACCCTGACCGACCGGGTGACGACGGCGGCGGTCGAGGCCGATCCGGTCCCGGCGAACAACACCGCCACCGCGACCACCACGGTGAACAACGCCCGCGGCTGCACGATCATCGGCAGGAGCACCGGCGAGACGCTCAACGGCACCTTCGGCAACGACGTGATCTGCGCACTCAGCGGCAACGACACCGTCAACGGAGGCGGCGGCAACGACACGGTCCACGCCGGTCCAGGCAACGACGTGGTCAACGGCGGCAACGGCGGCGACCGGCTGATCGGCCAGAGCGGCAACGACCGCCTCAACGGCGACTCGGGCAACGACAACCTCGACACCCGGGACGGCGTCACCGGCAACGACCAGGCGTTCGGGGGCCTCGGCTTCGACACCTGCACGACCGACGCGGGCGACACCCGCAACAGCTGCCCGTAG
- a CDS encoding PucR family transcriptional regulator ligand-binding domain-containing protein → MRLRALLETDALGLRLLGGEDELDRTVRGVMTTDLKDPSRYLSGGELVLTGLAWLRDPEDAEPFVRILASAGVAALAAGEAELGDIPDDLVQACLRHRLPLFAVNESVAFATITEHVVRQVSGERAGDLAAIVDRHRRLMTSGPAGGGPEVVLDLLGSDLDLRAWVLSPTGRQIAGAGEPLDAGLAAKLAGEHLAATRTGRRGPHRLSAAGSTYSLFPIRNTGRGAPPASRDVRETVLSDWLLAVEADAGDWPAARLDLLQGVTQLIAVERDRRDAARTVRRRLAQEVLELVQTGAAPAEIAARLRVAAPVLLPGLGTAPHWQVVVARVEWDTEGGTGAVDTGPVAQALLEEILVDPATVGADSADRIAVAHHGDEAIALVPLPAGPLPDSEDEGTTSIGLHADALLAAVRDPLSSGLADDGRLTLGVSAAVHSAEGLRGALEEARHARRVAAARPGRVCAAGHHELASHVLLLPFVPDDVRRAFTARLLDPLRDYDRRHRAELIPTLEAFLDCDGSWTRCATRLHLHVNTLRYRVGRIEQLTGRDLSRLEDKLDFFLALRMS, encoded by the coding sequence ATGCGGCTGCGCGCACTGCTGGAAACCGACGCGCTGGGGCTGCGCCTGCTCGGTGGTGAGGACGAGCTGGACCGCACCGTCCGTGGCGTGATGACGACGGACCTGAAGGACCCCAGCCGGTACCTGTCCGGCGGGGAGCTGGTCCTCACCGGCCTCGCCTGGCTGCGGGACCCGGAGGACGCCGAGCCCTTCGTCCGGATCCTGGCGTCCGCCGGGGTGGCGGCGCTGGCCGCCGGCGAGGCGGAACTCGGCGACATCCCCGACGATCTCGTGCAGGCGTGTTTGCGCCATCGGCTGCCGCTGTTCGCGGTGAACGAGTCCGTTGCATTCGCGACGATCACCGAACATGTTGTTCGACAGGTCTCCGGGGAGCGGGCCGGTGACCTGGCGGCGATCGTGGACCGTCACAGGCGGCTGATGACCTCCGGTCCGGCGGGCGGCGGGCCCGAGGTCGTCCTCGACCTGCTCGGCTCCGACCTCGACCTGCGGGCCTGGGTCCTCTCCCCCACCGGCCGCCAGATCGCGGGCGCGGGGGAGCCGCTGGACGCCGGTCTCGCGGCCAAGCTGGCCGGCGAGCACCTGGCCGCCACCCGGACCGGACGGCGTGGGCCGCACCGTCTGAGCGCCGCCGGATCCACGTACTCGCTCTTCCCGATCCGCAACACCGGGCGCGGGGCCCCGCCCGCCTCCAGGGACGTACGGGAGACCGTCCTGTCCGACTGGCTGCTCGCCGTCGAGGCCGACGCGGGCGACTGGCCGGCGGCCAGGCTGGACCTGCTCCAGGGCGTCACCCAGCTCATCGCCGTCGAGCGGGACCGGCGGGACGCGGCGCGCACCGTACGGCGCCGGCTCGCGCAGGAGGTCCTGGAGCTGGTCCAGACGGGCGCCGCGCCCGCCGAGATCGCCGCCCGCCTCCGGGTCGCCGCCCCGGTGCTGCTGCCGGGCCTGGGGACCGCGCCGCACTGGCAGGTCGTCGTGGCCCGCGTGGAGTGGGACACGGAGGGCGGGACGGGCGCCGTGGACACCGGCCCGGTGGCCCAGGCGCTCCTGGAGGAGATCCTCGTCGACCCCGCTACGGTGGGCGCCGACTCCGCCGACCGGATCGCCGTCGCCCACCACGGCGACGAGGCCATCGCCCTGGTCCCGCTGCCCGCCGGGCCCCTGCCGGACAGCGAGGACGAGGGCACCACCAGCATCGGGCTGCACGCCGACGCGCTGCTCGCGGCGGTACGGGACCCCCTGTCGTCCGGTCTCGCCGACGACGGGCGCCTCACCCTGGGCGTCAGCGCGGCGGTCCACTCGGCCGAGGGCCTGCGCGGCGCCCTGGAGGAGGCGCGCCACGCCCGCCGTGTCGCCGCCGCCCGCCCGGGCCGTGTGTGCGCCGCGGGCCACCACGAGCTGGCCTCCCACGTCCTGCTCCTCCCGTTCGTCCCGGACGACGTCCGCCGCGCCTTCACGGCCCGGCTGCTCGACCCGCTGCGCGACTACGACCGCCGCCACCGCGCCGAGCTCATCCCCACGCTGGAGGCCTTCCTCGACTGCGACGGCTCCTGGACCCGCTGCGCGACCCGTCTCCACCTGCATGTGAACACCCTGCGCTACCGGGTGGGCCGGATCGAGCAACTGACGGGCCGCGACCTGTCGCGTCTGGAGGACAAGCTCGACTTCTTCCTGGCTCTGCGGATGTCGTAG
- a CDS encoding ATP-binding protein — MWVGVMAGEARQPTQLLRKVGCADLTAVPEVRHALRAMLRKWGGPGASDVAELLTSELVTNALIHTDHGAVVTATVVPDSLRVEVRDFVSGLPEPWGPVADDGTHGRGLVLVQELADSWGVEDHGVGKVVWFELNGGAA; from the coding sequence ATGTGGGTGGGGGTTATGGCCGGGGAGGCGAGACAGCCGACTCAACTGCTCAGGAAGGTGGGATGCGCGGATCTCACCGCGGTGCCGGAGGTGCGTCATGCGTTACGAGCGATGCTGCGGAAGTGGGGCGGGCCGGGGGCCTCCGACGTGGCGGAGTTGCTCACCAGCGAGCTGGTCACCAATGCGCTGATCCACACGGACCACGGCGCGGTCGTCACCGCGACCGTCGTCCCCGACAGTCTCCGGGTCGAAGTGCGCGACTTCGTCTCCGGACTGCCCGAGCCATGGGGGCCGGTCGCCGACGACGGTACCCATGGGCGGGGCCTCGTCCTGGTCCAGGAGCTCGCCGACTCATGGGGAGTCGAGGACCACGGCGTGGGCAAGGTGGTGTGGTTCGAACTGAACGGCGGGGCCGCCTGA